One genomic window of Triplophysa rosa linkage group LG11, Trosa_1v2, whole genome shotgun sequence includes the following:
- the LOC130561874 gene encoding uncharacterized protein LOC130561874, giving the protein MCTWMCFWLLLCFCSSALHMTLSSIVTQSPGLIHALVGNTIEIKCTLETIVNYCHSTVSWYKVNLRTYELTPTRFGSSIVNSDDKTCTLTMTNLTLKDSGLYYCMSTHNSMTLMGNGTKVILTDHSIPKLSNLYSPDETYTSAVLLQCLVTKVVPSQVRVFWVMGQKQHTGWTESAWTNDTDSATEFTRAHVSLTLEEWTQDNEIKCIVEHVGKNISKTLIKWEPPGSKQTCLLLVFGGYGVAVLSMVVNVIISVSLYRGSQEKMSVANSPTKVNTHTVSRESICKVFL; this is encoded by the exons ATGTGTACCTGGATGTGCTTTTGGCTGTTGTTATGTTTTTGTAGTTCTGCTTTACACA TGACTCTCTCATCCATCGTGACCCAGTCGCCAGGGCTAATACATGCTTTAGTCGGCAACACCATTGAAATTAAATGTACACTTGAAACCATAGTTAACTATTGCCATTCTACTGTTAGTTGGTACAAGGTAAATCTAAGGACATATGAACTTACACCAACAAGGTTTGGTTCTAGTATAGTTAACTCTGATGATAAAACTTGCACTTTAACCATGACAAATTTAACCCTGAAGGATTCAGGCTTGTACTATTGCATGAGCACACATAATTCAATGACTTTAATGGGAAATGGAACCAAGGTGATTCTGACAG ATCACTCTATACCAAAACTATCCAACCTGTACTCACCAGACGAAACCTATACATCAGCCGTGCTGCTGCAGTGTCTGGTGACCAAAGTTGTTCCTTCTCAGGTCCGTGTGTTCTGGGTAATGGGTCAGAAGCAGCATACTGGATGGACTGAGTCAGCCTGGACAAATGACACTGATTCAGCCACAGAATTTACTCGTGCTCATGTTTCTTTAACTTTAGAGGAATGGACCCAAGacaatgagattaaatgcaTTGTTGAACACGTGGGCAAGAACATTTCCAAAACTCTGATAAAATGGG AACCTCCAGGATCCAAACAAACCTGCTTGTTGCTTGTGTTCGGCGGCTACGGGGTAGCAGTCCTCAGCATGGTTGTAAACGTTATTATCTCTGTGTCTTTATACCGAG GCTCACAGGAAAAGATGTCCGTCGCAAATTCTCCAACTAAA gtaaacacacatacagtgagCAGAGAGTCCATCTGTAAGG tgtTCCTCTGA